From the Deinococcus radiophilus genome, one window contains:
- a CDS encoding DdrH: MTNAYAEWLKQIEQEYGEQLAEMPLPDGLSEHLAELIRTGDQETIQFMLKLAWQLGAQAGVSAGMQLAKQGTSPTRAPSKSSGLKA; encoded by the coding sequence ATGACGAACGCATATGCCGAGTGGCTCAAACAGATTGAACAGGAGTACGGAGAGCAGTTGGCCGAGATGCCACTGCCCGACGGCTTGTCTGAGCATCTGGCCGAGCTGATTCGGACAGGTGACCAGGAAACCATTCAGTTCATGCTGAAGTTGGCCTGGCAACTGGGGGCACAGGCCGGCGTATCAGCGGGAATGCAACTGGCCAAACAGGGCACTTCTCCCACGCGCGCTCCCTCCAAAAGCTCCGGCCTTAAGGCCTGA
- the minD gene encoding septum site-determining protein MinD → MDAKVIVVTSGKGGVGKTTTTANIGAALAKLGEKTAVIDVDVGLRNLDVVMGLESRVVFDLIDVLEGKCKLNQALIRDKRVENLYLMPASQTRDKDALDPEVFKQVIDRLLNEEGFDRILVDSPAGIESGFKTAAAPAQGALVVVNPEVSSVRDADRIIGLLEAQQVGEIRLVINRLRPAMVASGNMLSEADMLDILGVKPIGIIPEDDGIIVSTNVGEPAVLGTSRAGQAFLDTARRIRGEDVPFAKFEDEQPGGFWARLRKLLGGV, encoded by the coding sequence ATGGATGCCAAAGTCATCGTAGTCACTTCCGGTAAGGGAGGGGTCGGCAAGACCACCACCACCGCGAATATTGGTGCAGCCCTGGCCAAGCTGGGCGAGAAGACCGCTGTCATTGACGTGGACGTGGGCCTGCGGAACCTGGACGTGGTCATGGGTCTGGAATCGCGCGTGGTCTTTGACCTGATTGACGTGTTGGAAGGCAAGTGCAAGCTGAATCAGGCCCTGATCCGCGACAAGCGGGTCGAAAACCTGTATCTGATGCCTGCTTCTCAGACCCGCGACAAGGACGCCCTGGACCCTGAAGTGTTCAAACAGGTGATTGACCGTCTGCTGAACGAAGAAGGCTTTGACCGCATCCTGGTAGACAGCCCTGCTGGGATCGAATCCGGCTTTAAGACGGCTGCCGCTCCGGCACAAGGCGCGCTGGTGGTCGTAAACCCTGAAGTGTCGAGTGTCCGTGACGCTGACCGGATCATCGGGCTGCTTGAAGCGCAGCAGGTCGGTGAAATCCGCTTGGTGATCAACCGCCTGCGCCCCGCGATGGTCGCCAGTGGCAACATGCTCAGCGAGGCAGACATGCTGGACATTCTGGGGGTCAAGCCCATCGGAATTATCCCGGAGGACGACGGCATCATCGTCAGCACCAACGTGGGTGAACCCGCTGTGCTGGGGACCAGCCGGGCCGGACAAGCGTTTCTAGATACGGCCCGACGCATTCGGGGAGAAGACGTGCCCTTTGCCAAGTTTGAAGACGAGCAGCCCGGTGGTTTCTGGGCCCGCCTGCGTAAGTTGCTGGGAGGTGTCTGA
- the minE gene encoding cell division topological specificity factor MinE: MFGWFKSREEKSKEALRDRLELVLAYDRANVSPGKIDALRADLLEVVRKHFPAGESSIEVEQMGDKMVLSANIPLESGTRPGPRRGSPEQ, from the coding sequence ATGTTCGGCTGGTTCAAGAGCCGCGAAGAGAAAAGCAAAGAGGCCCTGCGCGACCGCCTGGAACTGGTACTGGCCTATGACCGGGCCAACGTTTCTCCCGGCAAGATTGACGCCCTGCGCGCCGACTTGCTGGAAGTGGTCCGCAAGCACTTTCCAGCGGGCGAAAGCTCTATTGAAGTAGAGCAGATGGGCGACAAGATGGTTCTGTCGGCCAACATTCCGCTGGAAAGTGGCACCCGTCCCGGTCCCCGGCGCGGCAGCCCTGAACAGTGA
- a CDS encoding aldo/keto reductase family protein, translating to MEYRKLGKSGLKVSEVALGGWVTYGHSVHEQQTVRDIVHRAYDSGVNFFDQADVYAKGKSEEMMGAVLAELPRHTLVISSKVYWPMSEDVNDQGLSRKHVLESIDKSLQRLGTDYLDLYFAHRYDETVPMEEIVMAFDQVIRDGKALYWGTSMWPAARIAQAVEFARAHGLHAPVVEQPEYSMIARERVESEILPYTESAGVGLVVWSPLAMGLLTGKYDNGVPEGARLGENENWAKKFLTEENVQKVRDLRPIADDLGLTRAQLALAWILRQKGVSSVITGATKVQQIEDTVKAGGVRLTDDVIARIDDILNR from the coding sequence ATGGAATACCGCAAATTGGGCAAAAGTGGACTCAAGGTTTCGGAAGTGGCACTGGGAGGCTGGGTCACCTATGGGCACTCGGTCCACGAGCAGCAGACCGTACGCGACATCGTTCACCGCGCTTACGACTCGGGGGTGAACTTTTTCGATCAGGCCGATGTCTACGCTAAGGGCAAATCCGAGGAGATGATGGGCGCCGTGCTGGCCGAACTGCCGCGCCATACGCTGGTGATCTCCAGCAAGGTGTACTGGCCTATGAGTGAAGACGTGAACGATCAGGGCCTAAGCCGCAAGCATGTGCTGGAGAGCATTGACAAGAGCCTTCAGCGCCTGGGCACCGACTACCTGGACCTGTACTTCGCGCACCGTTACGACGAGACGGTCCCGATGGAAGAGATCGTGATGGCCTTTGATCAGGTGATCCGCGACGGCAAGGCGCTGTACTGGGGTACCTCCATGTGGCCTGCGGCGCGGATTGCCCAGGCCGTGGAGTTTGCCCGTGCCCACGGCTTGCACGCCCCAGTGGTGGAGCAGCCGGAATACTCCATGATTGCCCGCGAGCGCGTGGAGAGCGAGATTCTGCCCTACACCGAGAGCGCTGGAGTAGGTCTGGTCGTCTGGAGTCCGCTGGCGATGGGCCTGCTGACCGGCAAGTATGACAACGGCGTCCCCGAAGGCGCTCGCCTGGGCGAAAACGAGAACTGGGCCAAGAAGTTTCTGACTGAAGAAAACGTGCAGAAGGTCCGTGATCTTAGGCCCATCGCCGACGACCTGGGCCTGACCCGCGCCCAGCTGGCTCTGGCGTGGATCCTGCGCCAGAAGGGCGTGAGCAGCGTGATCACTGGCGCCACCAAAGTGCAGCAGATTGAAGACACCGTCAAGGCTGGGGGCGTGCGCCTGACCGACGATGTGATTGCCCGTATTGACGACATCCTCAACCGCTGA
- a CDS encoding ferredoxin, giving the protein MPHVITSPCIGVKDQACTEVCPVECIYDGGDQFLIHPDECIDCGACVPACPVNAIFPEEDTPEEEMAFIAKNAEFFGV; this is encoded by the coding sequence CTTCCCCCTGCATTGGCGTCAAGGACCAGGCCTGCACTGAAGTCTGCCCGGTCGAATGTATCTACGACGGCGGCGACCAGTTCCTTATTCACCCTGATGAGTGCATTGACTGCGGTGCCTGCGTTCCAGCTTGCCCGGTCAACGCCATTTTCCCCGAAGAAGACACTCCCGAAGAGGAAATGGCCTTCATCGCCAAGAACGCTGAATTTTTCGGCGTCTAA